One genomic segment of Komagataella phaffii GS115 chromosome 4, complete sequence includes these proteins:
- a CDS encoding 60S ribosomal protein L2, translating to MGRVIRAQRKGAGSIFTAHTRLRKGAAKLRALDSSEREGQIRGYVKQIIHDPGRGAPLAKVIFRDPTKKGLREETFIANEGLYTGQFIYAGKDASLNVGNILPLGALPEGTIISNVEAKPGDKGTIGRTSGNYVIVIGHNVEENKTRVKLPSGAKKIISSNSRGVIGVVAGGGRIDKPLLKAGRAFHKYRVKRNSWPRTRGVAMNPVDHPHGGGNHQHIGKASTISRNAVAGQKVGLIAARRTGLLRGTQKTQD from the coding sequence ATGGGTAGAGTTATTCGTGCTCAAAGAAAGGGTGCTGGTTCCATCTTCACCGCTCACACTCGTCTGAGAAAGGGAGCTGCCAAGCTTAGAGCTTTGGACTCTTCCGAACGTGAAGGACAGATCCGTGGATATGTTAAGCAGATCATTCACGACCCTGGTAGAGGTGCTCCTTTGGCCAAGGTTATCTTCCGTGACCCAACCAAGAAGGGTTTGCGTGAGGAGACTTTTATTGCCAATGAGGGTTTGTACACTGGTCAATTCATCTATGCTGGTAAGgatgcttctttgaatgttGGTAACATCCTGCCTTTGGGAGCCCTTCCAGAAGGTACTATTATCTCCAATGTTGAGGCCAAGCCAGGTGACAAGGGTACCATCGGTAGAACTTCCGGAAACTACGTTATTGTCATTGGACACAACGTTGAGGAGAACAAGACCAGAGTTAAGCTGCCTTCCGGTGCTAAGAAGAtcatttcttccaactccaGAGGTGTCATTGGTGTTGTTGCCGGTGGAGGAAGAATCGACAAGCCATTGTTGAAGGCTGGTAGAGCTTTCCACAAGTACAGAGTTAAGAGAAACTCTTGGCCAAGAACCAGAGGTGTTGCCATGAACCCTGTCGACCACCCTCACGGTGGTGGTAACCATCAACATATTGGTAAGGCCTCCACCATCTCCAGAAATGCTGTTGCTGGTCAAAAGGTTGGTTTGATTGCCGCCAGAAGAACCGGTTTGTTGCGTGGTACTCAAAAGACCCAAGATTAA